The following are encoded together in the Streptomyces sp. NBC_00341 genome:
- a CDS encoding MgtC/SapB family protein — MAIDINEPFGQNWTHAAQFGIAFGLSCAIGIEREIRQKAAGLRTYTIVGLGAALFTLVSKFGFSDVLVTGQVELDPSRVAAQIVSGLGFIGGGVIFVHRGSVKGLTTAASIWLTAAVGCAAGAGLPVLATLATLAYFLVSYGVRPLAHRLPALRNASIGYRITYTEGVGALRELVKHCTEAGFAISELTTLAADGEGMFRHRRRSETVPPPERTVEVALSVQGRGDPDALMARLSGTTGVLACSRSDLADE; from the coding sequence GTGGCAATCGACATCAATGAACCGTTCGGCCAGAACTGGACGCACGCGGCGCAGTTCGGCATCGCGTTCGGGCTCTCCTGCGCGATCGGGATCGAACGCGAGATCCGCCAGAAGGCGGCCGGTCTGCGCACGTACACGATCGTCGGGCTCGGGGCCGCGCTTTTCACCCTGGTCAGCAAGTTCGGCTTCTCCGACGTACTGGTCACCGGGCAGGTCGAGTTGGACCCGTCCCGGGTGGCGGCGCAGATCGTCTCCGGGCTCGGGTTCATCGGCGGTGGTGTCATCTTCGTCCACCGCGGCTCGGTCAAGGGGCTGACCACGGCCGCGTCGATCTGGCTGACCGCGGCGGTCGGCTGCGCGGCCGGCGCGGGGCTGCCCGTGCTCGCCACCCTCGCCACGCTCGCCTACTTCCTGGTGTCGTACGGCGTCCGCCCGCTGGCCCACCGGCTCCCGGCGCTGCGCAACGCCTCGATCGGCTACCGGATCACCTACACGGAGGGGGTGGGCGCGCTGCGGGAGCTGGTCAAGCACTGCACGGAGGCGGGGTTCGCGATCTCCGAACTGACCACGCTCGCCGCCGACGGCGAGGGGATGTTCCGGCACCGTCGCCGGTCGGAGACCGTGCCCCCGCCCGAGCGGACCGTCGAGGTCGCGCTCAGCGTGCAGGGCAGGGGCGATCCGGACGCCCTGATGGCCCGGCTGTCGGGCACCACCGGGGTGCTGGCGTGCAGCCGGAGCGACCTCGCGGACGAGTGA
- a CDS encoding arylsulfatase, with the protein MSLALLHTSPAHVPVFDALRDAGHPGLALRHLVHEGLLDRAGECGPQSVTGEIEAALAGAVAAGATAVLCTCSTIGGVAESLGPALGVPVLRVDRPMAAVAARAERVTVIVAVASTAAPTLALIAEEADAAGRRPAVVRTVLVEGAWERFEAGERDGYLDLVAEAADAVADADVIVLAQASMADAVTRTVTRIPVLSSPRPGLAAAAAVAASVGRADLS; encoded by the coding sequence ATGTCCCTCGCTCTGCTGCACACCTCCCCGGCCCATGTCCCGGTCTTCGACGCCCTGCGCGACGCCGGCCATCCGGGGCTCGCGCTGCGCCACCTCGTGCACGAGGGGCTCCTCGACCGGGCCGGGGAGTGCGGGCCGCAGTCGGTGACGGGCGAGATCGAGGCGGCGCTCGCCGGTGCGGTCGCCGCGGGGGCCACCGCGGTGCTCTGTACGTGCTCGACGATCGGCGGCGTCGCGGAGTCGCTCGGCCCCGCGCTCGGCGTCCCGGTGCTGCGGGTCGACCGCCCGATGGCTGCCGTCGCGGCCCGTGCGGAGCGGGTGACCGTCATCGTGGCAGTCGCCTCCACCGCGGCGCCCACCCTTGCGCTGATCGCGGAGGAGGCGGACGCGGCGGGCCGGCGTCCGGCGGTCGTGCGCACCGTGCTGGTCGAGGGCGCCTGGGAGCGCTTCGAGGCGGGCGAGCGCGACGGGTACCTGGATCTGGTGGCCGAGGCCGCCGACGCGGTGGCGGACGCCGATGTGATCGTGCTGGCCCAGGCGTCCATGGCCGATGCCGTCACCCGTACGGTCACCCGGATTCCGGTGCTCTCCAGTCCGCGGCCGGGGCTGGCCGCCGCGGCGGCGGTGGCCGCTTCGGTGGGCCGGGCGGATCTTTCGTAG
- a CDS encoding GNAT family N-acetyltransferase: protein MADLSGQDGPDIRDDRAAGRLLAYEDGTAAGVIVYFVMDGAPAALVAVHTVVEPGHEGKGIGSALVREFYAMAGRDGVPVVPLCPYAAKWASRHPDEAPQAPAALVERAKEQLASRPELY, encoded by the coding sequence ATGGCGGACCTGAGCGGCCAGGACGGACCCGATATCCGTGACGACCGGGCGGCGGGCAGGCTGCTCGCGTACGAGGACGGCACGGCCGCCGGGGTCATCGTGTACTTCGTGATGGACGGGGCCCCCGCCGCGCTCGTCGCCGTACACACGGTCGTCGAGCCGGGGCACGAGGGCAAGGGGATCGGGAGCGCCCTGGTCAGGGAGTTCTACGCGATGGCGGGCCGTGACGGAGTCCCCGTCGTACCGCTGTGCCCGTACGCCGCGAAGTGGGCGTCGCGCCATCCCGACGAGGCACCGCAGGCCCCGGCCGCACTGGTGGAGCGGGCGAAGGAACAGCTCGCGTCGCGTCCCGAGCTGTACTGA
- a CDS encoding Dyp-type peroxidase, whose product MPGTTEEAAAAQPVVAPLTSAALILVATIEPGGEPAVREALPDLAALARSIGFRFPGSGLACVTGFGSDAWGRLFTGPRPASLHPFQELRGPRHHAPATPGDLLFHIRAERMDVCYEWASQLLGRLGGAVKVVDETHGFRYFDHRDLLGFVDGTENPVGPDALSAALVGDEDPDFAGGSYVVVQKYLHDLTSWNALSTEEQEQVIGRTKFTDIEFADDVKPADSHVALNTITDPDGTERDILRANMPFGSFGQGEFGTYFIGYAADPGVTEQMLRNMFLGSPPGTHDRILDFSTAVTGTLFHAPGADFLDAPPPSPASAESGTGALPEPASAPAAQALIPPGSRDGSLHIGSLQESAQ is encoded by the coding sequence ATGCCCGGGACCACCGAGGAAGCGGCCGCGGCGCAGCCCGTCGTCGCACCGCTGACCAGTGCCGCGCTGATCCTGGTCGCCACGATCGAGCCGGGCGGTGAGCCCGCTGTCCGCGAGGCGCTGCCGGATCTGGCGGCCCTCGCCCGCTCCATCGGGTTCCGCTTCCCCGGCTCCGGACTGGCCTGTGTGACCGGGTTCGGCTCCGATGCCTGGGGCCGGCTGTTCACGGGACCGCGTCCCGCCTCGCTCCATCCCTTCCAGGAACTGCGCGGGCCCCGCCACCACGCCCCCGCCACCCCGGGCGACCTGCTGTTCCACATCCGGGCCGAGCGGATGGACGTGTGCTACGAGTGGGCCTCCCAGCTGCTCGGCCGGCTCGGCGGTGCGGTGAAGGTCGTGGACGAGACGCACGGGTTCCGCTACTTCGACCACCGGGATCTGCTGGGCTTCGTCGACGGCACCGAGAACCCGGTGGGTCCGGACGCGCTCTCGGCGGCGCTGGTCGGTGACGAGGACCCGGACTTCGCGGGCGGCAGTTATGTCGTCGTGCAGAAGTACCTGCACGATCTGACGTCGTGGAACGCGCTGAGCACCGAGGAGCAGGAGCAGGTGATCGGGCGGACCAAGTTCACCGACATCGAGTTCGCCGACGACGTCAAACCCGCCGACTCCCACGTGGCGCTGAACACCATCACGGACCCGGACGGCACGGAGCGCGACATCCTGCGTGCCAACATGCCGTTCGGCAGCTTCGGGCAGGGTGAGTTCGGTACGTACTTCATCGGGTACGCCGCCGACCCCGGCGTCACCGAACAGATGCTCCGGAACATGTTCCTGGGCAGTCCCCCCGGCACCCACGACCGCATCCTCGACTTCTCGACAGCGGTCACCGGCACGCTCTTCCACGCCCCCGGCGCCGACTTCCTCGACGCCCCGCCGCCGTCGCCCGCGTCCGCAGAGAGCGGGACCGGGGCCCTGCCGGAGCCGGCGTCCGCGCCGGCGGCGCAGGCCCTGATCCCGCCGGGCTCCCGTGACGGTTCGCTGCACATCGGCAGCCTGCAAGAAAGCGCCCAGTGA
- the panD gene encoding aspartate 1-decarboxylase yields MMRTMFKSKIHRATVTQADLHYVGSVTIDAELMEAADLLPGELVHIVDIDNGARLETYVIEGERGSGVIGINGAAAHLVRPGDLVILISYAQVDDAEARSLVPSVVHVDAGNRIVALGADASAPVPGTDTARSPHAVPAAR; encoded by the coding sequence ATGATGCGCACCATGTTCAAATCAAAAATCCACCGGGCCACCGTGACCCAGGCCGACCTGCACTACGTCGGTTCCGTCACCATCGACGCCGAGCTGATGGAGGCCGCGGATCTGCTCCCCGGCGAGCTCGTGCACATCGTGGACATCGACAACGGGGCCCGGCTGGAGACGTACGTCATCGAGGGCGAACGCGGCTCCGGAGTCATCGGGATCAACGGCGCCGCCGCCCACCTCGTCCGCCCCGGTGACCTGGTCATCCTGATCAGCTACGCGCAGGTCGACGACGCCGAGGCGCGCAGCCTGGTCCCGAGCGTCGTCCACGTCGACGCGGGCAACCGGATCGTCGCGCTCGGCGCCGACGCCTCCGCTCCCGTCCCGGGCACCGACACCGCGCGCAGCCCGCACGCCGTCCCCGCGGCACGCTGA
- a CDS encoding family 1 encapsulin nanocompartment shell protein, with protein MNNLHRALAPVTQAAWDQIEEEARRTFSRHLAGRRVVDVSGPEGPGLAAVGDGHLREIDPPTPNVLARARTSVPVIEWRVPFTLSRAAVDDVERGSDDSDWQPVKDAARTCAFAEDMALIDGYAAAGITGLRDGSSHTPLPLPADARDYPATVSQALTQLRLAGVDGPYRLLLGADAFTEATETSDHGYPVSTHLARLLDDQILWAPAVAGGVLLSTRGGDFELCLGEDLSIGYQEHDATTVSLYFHQSFTFRMLTPEAVVPIIA; from the coding sequence ATGAACAACCTCCACCGCGCACTCGCCCCCGTCACGCAAGCCGCCTGGGACCAGATCGAGGAGGAGGCCCGGCGCACCTTCAGCCGCCATCTGGCGGGCCGTCGCGTCGTCGACGTCAGCGGGCCCGAGGGCCCGGGGCTGGCGGCCGTCGGTGACGGCCACCTCCGGGAGATCGACCCGCCCACTCCGAACGTGCTGGCCCGCGCCCGCACCTCGGTGCCGGTCATCGAGTGGCGGGTGCCGTTCACGCTGAGCAGGGCGGCGGTGGACGATGTCGAGCGCGGCTCCGACGACAGTGACTGGCAGCCGGTCAAGGACGCCGCCCGGACCTGTGCGTTCGCGGAGGACATGGCGCTCATCGACGGCTACGCGGCGGCCGGGATCACCGGTCTGCGGGACGGTTCCTCACACACCCCGCTGCCGCTGCCGGCGGACGCCCGGGACTATCCGGCCACCGTCAGCCAGGCGCTGACCCAGCTGCGGCTGGCCGGTGTCGACGGGCCCTACCGGCTGCTGCTGGGCGCGGACGCGTTCACGGAGGCGACCGAGACGTCCGACCACGGATATCCCGTCTCCACCCATCTGGCCCGGCTGCTCGACGACCAGATCCTGTGGGCGCCGGCGGTGGCGGGCGGGGTGCTGCTGTCCACCCGGGGCGGCGACTTCGAGCTGTGCCTGGGCGAGGATCTGTCGATCGGCTATCAGGAGCACGACGCGACGACGGTCAGCCTGTACTTCCACCAGTCGTTCACGTTCCGGATGCTGACGCCGGAGGCCGTCGTCCCGATCATCGCCTGA
- a CDS encoding cryptochrome/photolyase family protein produces the protein MGKEESGTPHWLFGDQLGPHFIDPAHGGPHRDAPLLMIESRNVLRRRRFHRAKAHLLLSAMRHRAAELGDRVRYVKADTYRQGLREAVGDARVTVHHPTSRTAHAFVRGLPSVRVLPARGFLVSHDDFKAWADGRASKQLRQEDFYRWVRRTHGLLMEGDRPAGGRWNLDHDNRQPPPRGVTELGAPAPYRPRESEIDDEVRSDLDRWSRDGDVEFVGDDAPRRFPATRREALAALRRFVEHRLATFGEHEDAVLAGDPTMSHSLLSTSLNLGLLDPAECVERAETGWRSGGVPLNSAEGFVRQIAGWREFVWHVYWYFDERYRTSNVLRHREPLPDWFTELSPDGTGANCLSHVLEQVRTTGWTHHIPRLMILGSFALQRGWDPRAVTDWFHRSFVDGYDWVMVPNVVGMSQYADGGRMTTKPYTSGGAYIDRMSDLCGPCRYDPSVRVGEDACPFTAGYWNLLHRHRDRFERNARMTRAVRGLDRLRDLDALLEQERERRADGPGAGRRR, from the coding sequence ATGGGCAAGGAAGAATCCGGCACGCCCCACTGGCTGTTCGGTGATCAGCTCGGCCCGCATTTCATCGACCCGGCGCACGGCGGCCCGCACCGGGACGCGCCGCTGCTGATGATCGAGTCCCGTAACGTCCTGCGCAGGAGGCGCTTCCACCGCGCCAAGGCGCACCTGCTCCTGTCGGCGATGCGCCATCGGGCCGCGGAGCTCGGTGATCGGGTCCGGTACGTCAAGGCGGATACGTACCGGCAAGGACTGCGTGAGGCGGTGGGCGACGCCCGGGTGACCGTCCACCACCCCACATCCCGTACGGCCCACGCCTTCGTACGCGGGTTGCCCTCGGTGCGGGTTCTGCCGGCGCGTGGCTTCCTCGTGAGCCATGACGACTTCAAGGCGTGGGCGGACGGCCGCGCCTCGAAGCAGCTTCGTCAGGAGGACTTCTACCGATGGGTCCGCCGGACGCACGGTCTGCTGATGGAGGGCGACCGGCCCGCCGGCGGCCGCTGGAACCTGGACCACGACAACCGGCAGCCCCCGCCTCGCGGCGTCACCGAGCTGGGCGCACCGGCACCGTACCGGCCCCGGGAGAGCGAGATCGACGACGAGGTGCGGTCCGACCTGGACCGGTGGTCGCGCGACGGGGACGTGGAGTTCGTCGGCGATGACGCACCACGCCGGTTCCCGGCCACGCGCCGGGAGGCGCTCGCCGCACTCCGCCGCTTCGTGGAGCACCGGCTCGCCACGTTCGGCGAACACGAGGACGCGGTTCTGGCCGGGGACCCGACGATGAGCCACAGTCTGCTGTCCACGTCGCTCAACCTCGGACTGCTGGACCCCGCCGAATGCGTCGAGCGGGCGGAGACCGGATGGCGGTCGGGCGGTGTGCCGCTCAACAGCGCCGAGGGGTTCGTGCGGCAGATCGCCGGGTGGCGCGAGTTCGTCTGGCATGTCTACTGGTACTTCGACGAGCGGTACCGAACGAGCAACGTTCTGCGTCACCGCGAGCCACTGCCCGACTGGTTCACAGAACTGTCCCCGGACGGCACCGGGGCGAACTGCCTCTCCCACGTCCTGGAACAGGTCAGGACGACAGGCTGGACCCATCACATTCCCCGCCTGATGATCCTGGGCAGTTTCGCCCTCCAGCGGGGCTGGGATCCCCGGGCCGTCACCGACTGGTTCCACCGCAGCTTCGTCGACGGCTACGACTGGGTCATGGTCCCGAACGTGGTGGGCATGTCGCAGTACGCCGACGGGGGCCGCATGACCACCAAGCCCTATACGTCCGGGGGCGCCTACATCGACCGCATGAGCGACCTCTGCGGCCCCTGCCGGTACGACCCGTCCGTACGGGTCGGCGAGGACGCCTGCCCCTTCACTGCCGGATACTGGAACCTCCTGCACCGCCACCGTGACCGGTTCGAACGCAACGCGCGGATGACCCGGGCGGTGCGAGGTCTGGACAGGCTCCGCGATCTCGACGCCCTCCTGGAGCAGGAGCGCGAACGCCGCGCAGATGGACCGGGGGCAGGACGAAGGCGTTGA
- a CDS encoding type 1 glutamine amidotransferase domain-containing protein, with translation MAKILFVMTGSDHWTLADGSLHPTGFWAEEAVAPYERFKAAGYEIVVATPGGVVPTVDRGSLAPEFNDGQENADRVASVLASMSELQQPLDLADVDPADYAAVFYPGGHGPMEDLAVNSDSGRLLISALESGLPLGIVCHAPAAVLAATKDDGTNAFAGYRLTGFTNTEESQAGFADKAAWLLQDRLVEIGTDFQEGEPWAPYVVVDRNLVTGQNPASAAPLAGELLKKLA, from the coding sequence ATGGCAAAGATTCTTTTCGTGATGACCGGTTCCGACCACTGGACGCTCGCCGACGGGTCCCTGCACCCGACCGGCTTCTGGGCCGAGGAGGCAGTCGCCCCGTACGAGAGGTTCAAGGCCGCCGGGTACGAGATCGTCGTCGCCACCCCCGGCGGCGTGGTGCCGACCGTCGACCGGGGGAGCCTGGCGCCGGAGTTCAACGACGGCCAGGAGAACGCCGACCGGGTGGCGAGCGTCCTCGCCTCCATGAGCGAACTCCAGCAGCCGCTGGACCTGGCGGACGTGGACCCGGCGGACTACGCGGCGGTGTTCTACCCCGGCGGCCACGGCCCGATGGAGGACCTGGCGGTGAACTCGGACTCCGGGCGGCTGCTGATCAGCGCTCTGGAGTCGGGCCTGCCCCTCGGCATCGTCTGCCACGCCCCGGCCGCCGTGCTGGCCGCCACGAAGGACGACGGGACCAACGCGTTCGCCGGCTACCGGCTCACCGGCTTCACCAACACGGAGGAGAGCCAGGCCGGATTCGCGGACAAGGCCGCGTGGCTGCTCCAGGACCGCCTGGTGGAGATCGGCACCGATTTCCAGGAGGGCGAGCCGTGGGCCCCGTACGTGGTCGTCGACCGCAATCTGGTCACCGGCCAGAACCCCGCCTCCGCCGCCCCGCTCGCGGGCGAGCTGCTCAAGAAGCTCGCCTGA
- a CDS encoding SDR family oxidoreductase: MSDRKSVLSGRTAVVTGAARGLGAAVARQLSGRGVRVALLGLEGDELARTAAGLPTESLHWHVDVTDDEAMARVAEEVGRRLGPVSAVVANAGVAEGGPFADSDPDTWRRVIEVNLVGSAITARTFLPQLLRTRGHYQQIASLASIGAAPMMSAYCASKAGVESFSHALRAELAPHRVSVGIAYLNWIDTDMIRDADQHRVLRELRAHMPPPARKTYAPEYVARLVVGAVERRAPSVYVPGWLRSVQAVRGGLPGLVSVLTRRELTRSPFEATGLLGAGGRAAEGTGPAHA; encoded by the coding sequence GTGTCGGACCGAAAGTCCGTCCTGAGCGGCCGTACAGCCGTGGTGACCGGAGCCGCACGTGGCCTCGGTGCGGCTGTCGCCCGCCAACTGTCCGGGCGGGGCGTCCGCGTGGCCCTGCTCGGCCTGGAGGGCGACGAGCTCGCCCGGACCGCCGCAGGACTGCCCACGGAGTCACTCCACTGGCACGTGGACGTCACCGACGACGAGGCGATGGCCCGCGTCGCCGAAGAGGTGGGCCGTCGGCTGGGCCCCGTCTCGGCCGTCGTCGCCAATGCCGGAGTGGCGGAGGGAGGTCCGTTCGCCGACTCCGATCCGGACACCTGGCGGCGCGTGATCGAGGTCAACCTCGTGGGCAGCGCGATCACGGCGCGGACCTTCCTGCCGCAGCTGCTCCGCACCCGCGGTCACTACCAGCAGATCGCCTCGCTCGCGTCCATCGGCGCCGCACCGATGATGAGTGCGTACTGCGCGTCCAAGGCGGGCGTGGAGTCCTTCTCCCACGCCCTGCGCGCCGAACTGGCCCCGCACCGGGTCAGCGTGGGCATCGCGTATCTGAACTGGATCGACACCGATATGATCCGCGATGCCGACCAGCACCGTGTGCTGCGCGAGCTTCGGGCCCATATGCCTCCGCCTGCGCGCAAGACCTACGCCCCGGAGTACGTGGCCCGACTCGTGGTCGGCGCGGTCGAACGGCGGGCACCTTCCGTATATGTGCCCGGGTGGCTCCGGAGTGTCCAGGCGGTGCGAGGCGGTCTGCCGGGGCTGGTCTCGGTGCTGACACGCCGGGAGCTGACGCGATCGCCGTTCGAAGCGACGGGACTGCTGGGGGCCGGCGGACGCGCGGCGGAGGGGACCGGACCGGCGCATGCCTGA